In one window of Nocardia brasiliensis DNA:
- a CDS encoding Lrp/AsnC family transcriptional regulator, with amino-acid sequence MSVDEAALHHRIQELEAENAELKKKADNRKKLTHNDVRWIRRLAANARVSHAELAEMYGVGEPNISRIVRRIYYPEVA; translated from the coding sequence ATGTCCGTAGACGAAGCAGCACTGCACCACCGAATCCAGGAGTTGGAGGCAGAGAACGCCGAGCTGAAGAAGAAGGCCGACAACCGGAAGAAGCTCACGCACAACGACGTTCGCTGGATTCGGCGTCTCGCTGCCAACGCCAGGGTCAGCCACGCCGAGCTAGCCGAGATGTACGGCGTCGGTGAACCCAACATCAGCCGCATCGTCCGGCGGATCTACTACCCCGAGGTGGCGTGA